In Syngnathus scovelli strain Florida chromosome 16, RoL_Ssco_1.2, whole genome shotgun sequence, the genomic stretch GTGCGTAAGCATGAAGACGAGCCTCGCGAACGTGCATGCCGCACACTGACTACTGCAGGGTTGAGAAATCTTTTCCCTATCAAGCCGCCATTTCAGTCCCTCAAGGGCCACGCATGTCTTAAAAtgttcaatttgttttgttaatgtTTCCTATTTAGTTTGTATGTGTGTCAACTTGCATGGTGGGCCATGTATTGGTTGCCCCTccccttccacacacacacaaatcgatGTTATATGGTGTTCGGTGGCCCGAGACAACAGAGGCTCTGTTGTATTGGCAGTGTTGTGTTTATTCCGAGCCTCTCTacttgcttcattttttttttgacaagcatgttttaatttttattcatcAACTTTGCTGTATTTGACTTCCAAAGGAGAAGTGGGCTGTCAAAAAGGTCATAATGTTAATTGTAGCTTGCCTAGCGGTAGTGTTTGAGTCGCACCTTCTATTGTGGTGACTGCGGTATTACTTTTGATGACActtatattgtaaaaaaaaaaaaaaaagcagtgttaGGTTACTTGCTTAGGTTCAGAGATGCAGTTTAGttgctttgctgtttttttttatggctagTGTTTTTATATAAAGTGATAAACATGacagcgctgtggaagtaaagcAATTTAAGttataaaaacacttttttcttttcaatacgAGTTCATATAGGAGGAAGGTCTACTAGGAATGACTTCTGTTATGCGTCTTCTTGCTGTTTGGGGAAAAACATGCTCTTATGTGTGGGCAGAATTCTGAAGCCATTTTGTTATTCACACTTTGGAGATGATGTTACTAAACACTGACTGCAGCAAACGTGACTTTGTATGGCACTCTTCATGGCTAATTATAATGCAGTTCTAATCAAGATCACATGGTTGGTGTTTTTGCTTCAGTTTCTTTCTCACCATTTTGgaaacaatttgttttttttctggtcaGGTTGACAGTGTGCATCACATGACCATGTGTTGCTGTTTCCacctaaaaaaataaagcagcCAATGAGGGCTTTTCCCAAACCTGTTTTTCGACTCCCTGTAGTTCAAAAGCCCCTGTTGCCGTAAACCCAGCCTAGTCCACTCTCGGCAGTTTGAGGATCGCATTATCTAAGCCATGGCGTCACGCCCACGCGCTTCCTCCCAACCCGGGAAGCTTTCCTTCCTGCAGACCTCCAAGGCGAACACGGCCCTGCGACCGCGGGCCGTGTCGTCGCGCTCGAGTTCCGTGCTGGAAGAAGAGCTGTCGTGCCCGGTGTGCTGTGAGATCTTCAAGGAGCCCGTGGTGCTCAAGTGCAGCCACAGCTTCTGCCGGGCTTGCCTGCAGCAGTTTTGGAACAAGAAGAAGGCCCGCCGCGAGTGCCCTATCTGCCGCAGGAAATGCTCGCTGACCGAGCCCACCGTCAGCTTGGCCCTCAAGAACGTGGCTGACACCTTTCTGGTGGAGCAGCGGCGCCGGGCGGACAGCGCGGGGGCTACAGGACTGAACGGCCACTGGGatgaggagcagcagcagcagcaggtggtGAGGTGTGATTCCCATGGAGAAGTCCTCAAGCTCTTCTGCCTGGATGACTTGGAGGTCCTCTGCTGCGTGTGCCACACCTCCAAGAAACACCACGGTCACAGAGTGTGTCCTCTGGAAGAAGGTGCGCACGATTGTAAGGTAGGTCTGGTGCTAGTGACAGATTTTCTTGTGTCTTTGGCCGTATTTTCATATTTTGGGGATTTCATTTGCCCTGTTCTGATTCATCACTATCaatgtgttttgtatgtttGTTATGCTTGAGCAactataaaatatttattttggttGCTTGTTTTATATTTCATAAGGTTCAAATGCAAGACTATGAAATGTGTCATCACCCTTACACCTGTCTATTCTTTGACATGTCATGGTGTCGCCCTCAGGAAGCGCTGAAGAAGGATCTGATCCCCCTAAAGAAGAACCTGCGGCGCCTGTATGAGGCCAAGCAGGAGTGTGATGACACAACTGTGCACATCAAGGTATCAACAAACAGAATGCTTTGAAAACAATCCAATGTGATGAAAGATGTTTTTGCAGGTGAATAATAGACAACAGTTTTTTgatgcatgtttttgttttatagaAAAAGAAAGTGTGGGCAACATTTAAAAAGTAATGACAAAATGATTTaattaaaattgcacaaaatggaaaaaaaaagggtcaaaagaaaacattcttAAACAATTTAATGTAGttcaaagttaaatacaactgaactctaCTGAGACAATGATTCAATCAcacaccactagagggagctttTGAGCCACTAGTTAAAATTTACTGAACCTGACACAATTTGGAGTTGTAATCCATGTTGTTGACTCATTTGTATTTGTTTCAGAACCAAACTCAGGCCACTGAGCAGCATATCAAAGAGGAGTTTCAGCAGCTGCGTGATTTCCTACAAAAGGAGGAAACAACACGGCTGGCCGTCGTGCAGCAGGAGGCGGAGGAGAAGCGAGAGCTGGTGAAGAAGAAGGCCGACAGCATCACCAGAGACATCCTTACCTTCTCGCACGCTGTCATCGCCGTGGAGAATGAGATCGCGTCCGCCGACGCGCGCTTCCTGCAGGTGACTTTACGTTTTGCCGATTCATCTGCAAGCCGAGCGGACAAATAAAGGGATACTGTCATTAAAAGAATGTTAGAAATAGATTCATACTTGAatgttttttcacttttcaTTCTAGAACTATCCCAAcacgaagaaaaggtaagcgtGTTTATATTCATGACGATGCCATAACCACTTTAACCcgattgtgttgtgtgtgtgttagaagatttgaatgttattttttttcggaTGGTTCAAAGGGCAGAGATTCAAGTGAAGGATCCGGGAAAAGTGCCTGGAGCGCTTCTCAACGTGGCAAAGCACGTCAGTTCCCTCAAGTACCACATTTGGGCGAAGATGGTGGCCATGGTTCAATACAGTAAGCACATTGCAATGCTTTATTTATGTAGAGCAGGGCTATTTtcttgttaccatgacaaccgggGGTGGAGCTTGTTTGATTCAACTTGCAGAAGCAGAGCGTGGGAGAAAAATGGGTGGGCAATCTGTGTGGAGATAATTAGTAAATTAGCCACATTTTTACATAACTCATGTTTGAAAATTatgctcattttttttcttttagcacCCATCACCCTGGATCCCAACACGGCGTATTCGTGGTTGTCCATCTCCAAGGACCTCACTTGCGTGGCTAACAGCGGCTCCCTCCAGCAGCTCCCAGACAACCCGGAGCGGTTCGGCCACTTTGTCTTCGTGTTGGGCTCCGAAGGCTTCACGGCGGGCCGCCACGCCTGGGAGGTGGAGGTGGGAGACAAGGAAGACTGGATGCTTGGGGTGGTCAAGGAGTCCATTGACAGGAAAGGTCGCATCTCCGGCTGCCCCGAGGGCGGTTTTTGGATGATCTCACACTACGAGGGTGAGTACTCGGCCATGACCAGGCCCAGCACCACCTTGCGCGTGGAGGGCGAGTTAAACAGGGTCAGGGTGCAGCTGGACTATGACGCCGGCGAGGTGATCTTCTCCAATCCGGTCAGCATGACAACCATCTACACATTCACCGACTTCTTCACAGACAAAATGTATCCGTTCTTCTGCCCTGGGGCAAATATCAACGGGAATAACCCCAACCCACTCAAAATCTGCCCTGCTACCGTAGCGGTGTGGAACAGCGCCACATGGTGAAGGAACCAAGTCCATGTTACCACCTGGAGGTATACACTTACCTCCAAACGTATTGGAATAGCTCACAAGAGCAATCCCAAGGTTTTGGGAGGTAATCTTGCTGTTCCAAAACTTTGAGGAGATTCTACTTCCCTCTCTCAGTATCACCTTAATGACCAGAAAATAATATTCAATTAAACTATCGTACAACAGCTCATGTACGTAGTTTTGTCATTTATATAAGTGATTCTTCTGCCTACCACTAGAGCAacctccaacacacacacacacacacacacacacacttcctgagctgtctcagaaagtacagccggtgctgggccttcttccggacacagcctatgtggccggtccattttaggtcccgagagattatgGATCCTAGGAACTTAAAggtgaggggtggaagtggtgaagggtctctcctGGTCCTCTTTCATCTCCACGGCCTTGAGCTGGTTCAACTCCCGGTGGTTTTGGCCACACCAGTGGACCAGTCGCTccacctgtctgtacgcagtcgatAAGAGTGGTGTCatccgcatacttcaggagcttcacagaagagtcgcctGAGGAGCAATTGTTGATAGAGAGAATGGTTAGCATTTAAAGACCTGCAGAAGAATTTATTTACTGGCAGAGAAGAAACAAGTCCGACCTAAGCTTGGGCGAGCTTGGGCAGCCTCAACGACAACCCTGCAGACAAAAGCGGCCTTACTGGAGGTGCAGAGTGTCCCCATTGTTTCCCTTCTGGTTTCCTTTTCCCGGAATGGACTAAATTATGAGTGTCATGTGGAGGTGTCAAAATAAATCGATTAATCAACAAACATCAATTATCAAATGAATCTCAAATTTTGATAATCATATTTGATAATCAAGTAATCCATAATTTTCCTCTaatttcataattttttttaaacaaaacaaaaaagccttACTTGGACagcatctttttcttttcttttttcctggTGGGGAATAAATTATGAGTGTCATGTGGAGGTGTCAAAATAAATCGATTAATCAACAAACATCAATTATCAAATGAATCTCATATTTTGATAATCGAGTAATCCATAATTTTCTTCGGTCAGACAAAGTAATTTTCCTTTAAAATAAGTATTGCATATGGCTTGTTGGGTGGCGCCCGCCTGTCAACGTGCTCTGTGCTGTTTCCGCTGTCATCGCCAATAACTTTACTGAACAAATGTAGAAAAGTTTTATATTACCTCATGCACTTCCTGCACAGGACCACGACCGCGATCACACCTGCAACCACAGCCACGACCCCCAAGATTATGCCTGCTACACATACAGTCATTGTTATCAGGGGGTGGGACTCGTTTTCATCCGTGGCATTTCATGTCAGACCAGTCCCATACTCACCATTCTTTAAAGTATCATTGGCAATAGGATGAGTTACATTGGGCTGACTACTGGCTCCGGGCGCTCCTAACATGCAGATCACAGTTTTGAATTGTTAGATAGGCGGAATTTTAGGCATTTCATGACTCAGACCAGTTCCAAACTCACCATAAGTACAACAGAAATCTGTGCTGTATTCAGGTATCCCCTGAAACACAAAAGACGGTACAATTGACCACGATAGAATCCACGGTtcaaaaaaatcacataaattTACAGACAAGtttaaaacaaaatggaaaTAGCATAACTTACATTACAATTGTGGTACACTATTGAACCGTTAATGCAGTGGTTTAAGAAAATACCACTCTCATTCATAGATCTTGCGAATGTTTTATCGATGTCAAAGCTGGGCGGATTCTTGCTGTAGTCGGCATGGCCGATAGTAGTCTGTTAGCAAACAGAACATTGAAGATCAAGATCAGTTTCAGATCGGTacataaaaacaacaataacataAGAGATAAGTTTGAAATCCAAATACCTCATCTTGCAGAACGATAATTTGCCCCCCTGGGGAACATTTATCAAATTTGAGGAAGCAGCCTTCGTTGCCTTGAATTTCACGGCAAGACACTTCATCCTGCACAGAATCTACGAGAAGAATATTTCGTCATTCCCCTTAAAGCAGGGGAGTCAAACTCATTATttccacgggccgcattgtagtcatagctcctttcggagggccattatgactgtcaacccaaataaatgtatgaacacctcatattatatacagtaaaagctacaaaacaaactgacaaataactcgttttcaaatcagacgagtaaaaactggtcaaatatataaaaaaaggtATTAAATGGGAGGACAATTTGCACttctagtaatgacatgaatttgatgcacaaattGTCTTCGCGgggcacataaaatgatgtggcgggccgtatctggctccCGGGCCATCATCCCGGGTTCATCATCCATCCCTTTTCTAAACCGCTTAGTTGGGATGTGAGAGGAAACcggtgtgcctgcccggagaaaacccacgcgggcccggggagaacatgcaaactccacacagggagggccggaggtggaattgaacccgcaccctcctaactgtgaggcggacgtgcgcaTGCCcagtgtgctacccagtgccccacagaGCCGCCTCCATCATCGTCTATTGCTAATGATTAGCAACACAACAAATACATGAAAACCTACCTCGGTTTGCAAAGtaaaaaagtaacaaaaaaagTGCAATCATCTTTGGTCTCATTTATGCTCGCTCTTCGGGCCGAACCCGCACAGACAAACAAAGAGAATCGTGTGTATTCATGAAAAGCCGGTGGTGCTTTTTCTGCCGATTCAGAGCGTTTGCGGAGGTACAGACAGCCCCCTCAGACGTCACGTCCGGTTCTCGCACAGCGGAGAAATCACGTGAGCACAAACTTatcaaaaataaatcatttaaaataattattatttgaaataatatttaaattatttcaaattttaaaataattattattttaaataattattttaaataattgttCTGAATTACAACCACTTCAGGGTGTGCCCTGCCTACTACTCGATGACgactgggagaggctccagcacgcccccgacccccgtggggtcaagcggtatagaaaatgtatgtatggatgttctgaactaaaatttcaatcaTTTTAAATAATTGTCCTGAACTAAAATGTCACTAACTTTGAGATCAAGATCAACAAACAGCGTGGAGTAGCTTGTTCTTCATCTATCCAGGCGCCTTAAGAATCCTGCACAAGAGACTGTGTTCACTTAAGatgttgtttaaaaatatattagcCTACtttcactgaagaaaataactaCAATTTCACTTCAACTCAAAGTATGGACAATTTTAGGCTTGACTGTATTTTTAATGGCACGAAATGAGTTAGCTGTTGTGGCTGGCCACCAGGGGGTTCCCTTGCACTTTAGTCCAGCAAATAATATTCAATTAAACTATTGTACAAAAGTTCTTGTATGTAGTTTTGTAATTTATTTAAGTAATTCCTCTGCCTAAAGAGTATGACCCTTTTCATCAGCAATGTTGGTTATTTGTTAattccaaataaataaaatgctgaAGTCATTCATTTAattcatttacatttttttaaatcaacaatAGATGGCGCTAGCTTGTTTGGACACAGCAGAACGCCGCGCATGATACGGAATATGGAAATCACGAAGAAGAATAAGCGGTTTCTGATGTCGCACGCTGGTTGATGTGCCCAAAAGTTTGATAAAACTGTGGTAAAATGTATTTCTTCCACACCACTCAGTTGAAGTGTGTGTTCAAGTAATGAAATTTAACGAATTTTAAAGTTACACAGCTTGATAAACCACGTGACGTTTAAAACAGGTGCCATCTGATGTGCCAAGCTAGAGCAAAATGTTCGTCTGCTAGCTTAACAACAGTTGCTATTAAACGCTCAAGCTCACAAAAGGGGTAAGTGAATTTAACGTTTTAGGGATTATTTATAAAATATGATATTTTCTTGTGAATGTTCACTTAAATGTGATAATATTAAGTGATGTTTCGTTGAGTCCCGCCTTTCTTCGTGAGCGTACGACATCACCATTGGCTAGAAAGTAAGTCACCATGGCTGCTCATTAATGGCCGACGTCATTGGTTGACCAACATCTTACTCATGTGCTCGCTGTAGTTTACGTCTGGCCATAAATATTTTACTTCCAGTTTTTCCACACCAGACCTTTGCTGCATTCTAAGATGAAActacttttttaaattaatactTAGAAAATGTACCTCCACCCCAACCCCCCTCCTCTTTGCAGaactttaagaaaaaaatgagaattcagtttcatctGTCAAAGTTTTAAAGTCATCTGTCAATTCTTTCTGTTTAGGCTACATTTGATTATAAACTGACTAAAACTCTCCAAGACAACCTGACAGAAATGAAATGCACAGAAGCAAACTAAAGAAAGACAAGTTGACCAACTTTAATATGTACATGTTCGTTTTAGAATGGCACTAAAGCTACAGCAACCACATAGCTGCACCATTCATTGAGTGGGGAAATGGCACATTCAGAGGTTCGGACGTGTAAAGAGCCAGCAGACCCTTTGTGAACATATTGTATCGAAACAGTGCAAAACCAAATGTGAGCATTTGCTGGGCTCACTTTTGTGATTTCACAATGGGAGGGGGGAATACAAAAAAGAGAAGGAAAACTCAATGTGAGTACACCGCTAATAAAACCCAACACCACTTAAtgtgacaaaaacacacacaaaaaaagtcccTTCACTTCCAGTTGGCAGCTGATTCTGGGTTACATCGGCAGTTTTCATTCTCCTACACGCACACATGCTTGCAAATATTGACCTTTTCACCATGATGTCAAACAGAACAAGATTTTATCATTGTTTTCAATTCCGCTCAGTGGTAGTCAGTCACTTTCTGCTACCAGAACCCTTGTGaattttgtttacaaacattatGAAAAGGTCTACACTACATGGACGTAAGTAAGTATTGGGGCACACATTCGACCCCCATAACTGTTCATTTTCTATGAGCCCATGAAGGTATCCGTGATGAATCCATCCACGGATAtgctgtcccaatacttttgtccatgtaGTGGCATATGCTGCAGTACAAAAACATGCACATACGTAGAAATAAATACATAGCTTTTCCTTTCACATTAAATGCACTTCTGTGTCCCGAAgtctttgaaaatttggaaggtGCAAGACTGAAACGTCCGCGGCGTTCTAAGACGAGCTGCACGAACATCCGCCGTGGCTAAGCTAGAGATTTGACGCCCATCTGGGTGCATCACTCTCGCTTCTCCCAAGAGTGAGTTCTTcagtgtatctttttttttttgttttgttatttttgttcATTCATGTCTCACAGGTGGGTGCTGTCTTGGGTGTCGAACTTGTGGCTCTCTGCCAGTCCGGCACTGGACTTCCTGCCGCTCCCTTGATTGGGTACCAGTGAGAGGGGGTCTGGTCTGATGAGGTACCTATGGATGGGAAACAGACAGGTAAGGATCTTGCCCGGATAATACTACAGTACACTACATGCAATTCAGTCATTTTTAACTGAAGATCCATAGGGAGGGAACAACTGTAATTAAAACGGAAAACAGTAGAGGCCACTGTTGCCCTTGAAAAGTTATTTTaaacatccaaaaaaaaaaacccagcctTTATTTTAGCATCCAAAATGCTGTCTCTCCATCATACCTGACCACCCATCAAGTGTAAAATTGAATAGCTAAGTAAATCTTTTGTTAGCTGCAGCTTATTTCTaaaaatttaatattttttcactTCTGGCACTGATAGCATAATGACCAGTCCATGATTTGACAAGCTTGACTTTGTGAAGGTCCCGAAGCCCTTTCTCGCATTTGGCCGTTGGACTACACTAGCTATTGGGGGACTTCCACAGGATCACCACTGTCATTAGTGtactcacacaacatcgtgcagCTCCAGTCTGGTGTCTGGAGAGGGGTTGATAAGGATGTACGACAGTCTGTTGCCTTGGTCCGTCATGCCATCTGAAATAGGAACAAAGAAGCAGGTGAAGTGGGGAATGAAGTGGACACCAGTAGTGGGGAAATCCACTTGCACACTAAATAAGCGCGGAGTAACAAATGGAGTATTTACAAGCAGCGCTACTTAAAGTGCTGCAGACTTACTGAAGCCAGTGGGAGAAAGACCCAAATGCTTCATCCTGGTCCTCACGAGGGCATTGAGTTCCTGCCTCTCCGATCGCCGGAAGAGTGTCAATCTCTGCTGGCTGATCCTTTCGGCTGCGCTGCCAGCGCCGCCCTTGGCCCCACCTGAGCTCCGGCCccccttcctgctcaggcgccgCGCCCACTGCATGCTCTTCCTGCGGAGCAGCGGGTGGTCCGAGGAGTGGGACGAGGTCGAGAAGGGCTCTGAGGAGGTAGAGTTGCGATGAGCGCCACTTCGGGACAGCAGGGGCTCCCTGGGTTCTCTGGTGTCCTCGTAGTCTTCCACTGTGATGGATACCTGCGACTGATATTTAATGACACACTCAATTCAAGGATGGTCCGTGCCTTTTGCGTGATATGACGGATTGAGTCAGAATAGCAGCTGACCT encodes the following:
- the LOC125983843 gene encoding E3 ubiquitin-protein ligase TRIM39 isoform X2, with product MASRPRASSQPGKLSFLQTSKANTALRPRAVSSRSSSVLEEELSCPVCCEIFKEPVVLKCSHSFCRACLQQFWNKKKARRECPICRRKCSLTEPTVSLALKNVADTFLVEQRRRADSAGATGLNGHWDEEQQQQQVVRCDSHGEVLKLFCLDDLEVLCCVCHTSKKHHGHRVCPLEEGAHDCKEALKKDLIPLKKNLRRLYEAKQECDDTTVHIKNQTQATEQHIKEEFQQLRDFLQKEETTRLAVVQQEAEEKRELVKKKADSITRDILTFSHAVIAVENEIASADARFLQNYPNTKKRAEIQVKDPGKVPGALLNVAKHVSSLKYHIWAKMVAMVQYTPITLDPNTAYSWLSISKDLTCVANSGSLQQLPDNPERFGHFVFVLGSEGFTAGRHAWEVEVGDKEDWMLGVVKESIDRKGRISGCPEGGFWMISHYEGEYSAMTRPSTTLRVEGELNRVRVQLDYDAGEVIFSNPVSMTTIYTFTDFFTDKMYPFFCPGANINGNNPNPLKICPATVAVWNSATW
- the LOC125983843 gene encoding E3 ubiquitin-protein ligase TRIM39 isoform X1, whose amino-acid sequence is MASRPRASSQPGKLSFLQTSKANTALRPRAVSSRSSSVLEEELSCPVCCEIFKEPVVLKCSHSFCRACLQQFWNKKKARRECPICRRKCSLTEPTVSLALKNVADTFLVEQRRRADSAGATGLNGHWDEEQQQQQVVRCDSHGEVLKLFCLDDLEVLCCVCHTSKKHHGHRVCPLEEGAHDCKEALKKDLIPLKKNLRRLYEAKQECDDTTVHIKNQTQATEQHIKEEFQQLRDFLQKEETTRLAVVQQEAEEKRELVKKKADSITRDILTFSHAVIAVENEIASADARFLQNYPNTKKRAEIQVKDPGKVPGALLNVAKHVSSLKYHIWAKMVAMVQYSKHIAMLYLCRAGLFSCYHDNRGWSLFDSTCRSRAWEKNGWAICVEIISKLATFLHNSCLKIMLIFFLLAPITLDPNTAYSWLSISKDLTCVANSGSLQQLPDNPERFGHFVFVLGSEGFTAGRHAWEVEVGDKEDWMLGVVKESIDRKGRISGCPEGGFWMISHYEGEYSAMTRPSTTLRVEGELNRVRVQLDYDAGEVIFSNPVSMTTIYTFTDFFTDKMYPFFCPGANINGNNPNPLKICPATVAVWNSATW
- the LOC125983894 gene encoding uncharacterized protein isoform X1, producing MRPKMIALFLLLFYFANRDSVQDEVSCREIQGNEGCFLKFDKCSPGGQIIVLQDETTIGHADYSKNPPSFDIDKTFARSMNESGIFLNHCINGSIVYHNCNGIPEYSTDFCCTYGAPGASSQPNVTHPIANDTLKNAGIILGVVAVVAGVIAVVVLCRKCMRKKEKKKMLSNPFREKETRRETMGTLCTSSKAAFVCRVVVEAAQARPSLGDSSVKLLKYADDTTLIDCVQTGGATGPLVWPKPPGVEPAQGRGDERGPGETLHHFHPSPLSS
- the LOC125983894 gene encoding uncharacterized protein isoform X6, translated to MRPKMIALFLLLFYFANRDSVQDEVSCREIQGNEGCFLKFDKCSPGGQIIVLQDETTIGHADYSKNPPSFDIDKTFARSMNESGIFLNHCINGSIVYHNCNGIPEYSTDFCCTYGAPGASSQPNVTHPIANDTLKNGIILGVVAVVAGVIAVVVLCRKCMRKKEKKKMLSKVVVEAAQARPSLGDSSVKLLKYADDTTLIDCVQTGGATGPLVWPKPPGVEPAQGRGDERGPGETLHHFHPSPLSS
- the LOC125983894 gene encoding uncharacterized protein isoform X4; translation: MRPKMIALFLLLFYFANRDSVQDEVSCREIQGNEGCFLKFDKCSPGGQIIVLQDETTIGHADYSKNPPSFDIDKTFARSMNESGIFLNHCINGSIVYHNCNGIPEYSTDFCCTYGAPGASSQPNVTHPIANDTLKNGIILGVVAVVAGVIAVVVLCRKCMSPFREKETRRETMGTLCTSSKAAFVCRVVVEAAQARPSLGDSSVKLLKYADDTTLIDCVQTGGATGPLVWPKPPGVEPAQGRGDERGPGETLHHFHPSPLSS
- the LOC125983894 gene encoding uncharacterized protein isoform X2, which gives rise to MRPKMIALFLLLFYFANRDSVQDEVSCREIQGNEGCFLKFDKCSPGGQIIVLQDETTIGHADYSKNPPSFDIDKTFARSMNESGIFLNHCINGSIVYHNCNGIPEYSTDFCCTYGAPGASSQPNVTHPIANDTLKNGIILGVVAVVAGVIAVVVLCRKCMRKKEKKKMLSNPFREKETRRETMGTLCTSSKAAFVCRVVVEAAQARPSLGDSSVKLLKYADDTTLIDCVQTGGATGPLVWPKPPGVEPAQGRGDERGPGETLHHFHPSPLSS
- the LOC125983894 gene encoding uncharacterized protein isoform X3, which encodes MRPKMIALFLLLFYFANRDSVQDEVSCREIQGNEGCFLKFDKCSPGGQIIVLQDETTIGHADYSKNPPSFDIDKTFARSMNESGIFLNHCINGSIVYHNCNGIPEYSTDFCCTYGAPGASSQPNVTHPIANDTLKNAGIILGVVAVVAGVIAVVVLCRKCMSPFREKETRRETMGTLCTSSKAAFVCRVVVEAAQARPSLGDSSVKLLKYADDTTLIDCVQTGGATGPLVWPKPPGVEPAQGRGDERGPGETLHHFHPSPLSS
- the LOC125983894 gene encoding uncharacterized protein isoform X5, with the translated sequence MRPKMIALFLLLFYFANRDSVQDEVSCREIQGNEGCFLKFDKCSPGGQIIVLQDETTIGHADYSKNPPSFDIDKTFARSMNESGIFLNHCINGSIVYHNCNGIPEYSTDFCCTYGAPGASSQPNVTHPIANDTLKNAGIILGVVAVVAGVIAVVVLCRKCMRKKEKKKMLSKVVVEAAQARPSLGDSSVKLLKYADDTTLIDCVQTGGATGPLVWPKPPGVEPAQGRGDERGPGETLHHFHPSPLSS